One Halorientalis litorea DNA segment encodes these proteins:
- a CDS encoding YeaH/YhbH family protein, which yields MGLRDDIDRYREVGEERRQDLAEFIQYGDLGQSRPDEVKIPIKIVDLPEFAYDQRDMGGVGQGEDAEEGQPVGQPEPQPGDGDEDGDPGEEGADHEYYEMDPEEFAEELDEELGLDLEPKGKEVIEEKEGDFTDITRTGPTSTLDFETLFKKGLKRKLAMDFDRGFVREALKVEGMGPASVFEWARGENTPVSRSWLEEAYADLSADEKSTWASMDEMADNVDRESTAERIRREGVDQIPFRREDERYRYPEVVEEKEKNVVVVNIRDVSGSMREKKRELVERTFTPLDWYLTGKYDNAEFVYIAHDAEAWEVERDEFFGIRSGGGTRISSAYEVAAEVLEEEYPWHEWNRYVFAAGDSENSSNDTEEQVIPLMEQIPANLHAYVETQPSGNAINATHAEEVERHFRESDNVAVAYVSSPEDVVDAIYEILSTEDES from the coding sequence ATGGGACTGAGAGACGACATCGACCGCTACCGGGAAGTTGGCGAAGAGCGACGGCAAGACCTCGCCGAGTTCATCCAGTACGGTGACCTCGGCCAGTCCCGCCCCGACGAGGTGAAGATACCCATCAAAATCGTGGACCTCCCGGAGTTCGCCTACGACCAGCGGGACATGGGCGGCGTCGGGCAGGGCGAGGACGCCGAGGAGGGCCAACCCGTCGGCCAACCGGAGCCACAGCCCGGCGATGGCGACGAGGACGGCGACCCCGGCGAGGAGGGGGCAGACCACGAGTACTACGAGATGGACCCCGAGGAGTTCGCCGAGGAACTCGACGAGGAACTCGGACTGGACCTCGAACCGAAGGGGAAGGAAGTCATCGAGGAGAAGGAAGGTGACTTCACGGACATCACGCGAACCGGTCCCACCTCGACGCTGGACTTCGAGACGCTGTTCAAGAAGGGCCTCAAGCGCAAGTTGGCGATGGACTTCGACCGCGGCTTCGTGCGCGAGGCCCTGAAAGTCGAGGGGATGGGGCCGGCCTCGGTGTTCGAGTGGGCGCGCGGGGAGAACACCCCCGTCTCCCGCTCGTGGCTCGAAGAGGCGTACGCGGACCTCTCGGCCGACGAGAAGTCGACGTGGGCCTCGATGGACGAGATGGCAGACAACGTCGACCGGGAGTCCACCGCAGAGCGAATCCGGCGGGAGGGCGTCGACCAGATACCGTTCCGTCGGGAGGACGAACGCTACCGCTACCCCGAAGTCGTCGAGGAGAAAGAGAAGAACGTCGTCGTGGTCAACATCCGGGACGTGTCCGGGTCGATGCGGGAGAAGAAGCGCGAACTGGTCGAACGGACGTTCACGCCGCTGGACTGGTATCTGACGGGCAAGTACGACAACGCCGAGTTCGTCTACATCGCCCACGACGCCGAGGCGTGGGAAGTCGAGCGCGACGAGTTCTTCGGCATCAGGAGCGGCGGCGGCACGCGCATCTCCAGCGCGTACGAGGTGGCCGCCGAGGTGCTGGAGGAGGAGTACCCGTGGCACGAGTGGAACCGGTACGTGTTCGCGGCGGGCGACTCCGAGAACTCCAGCAACGACACCGAAGAGCAGGTCATCCCGCTGATGGAGCAGATACCAGCGAACCTCCACGCATACGTGGAGACCCAGCCGAGCGGCAACGCCATCAACGCCACACACGCAGAGGAGGTAGAGCGACACTTCCGGGAGAGTGACAACGTGGCCGTCGCGTACGTCTCTAGCCCCGAGGACGTGGTCGACGCCATCTACGAGATACTGAGTACGGAGGACGAATCATGA